TGCCCTTAAAACAACGCCTATTACCGGCTCATCGGCAGGCATATTAATGCTTGCCGTGCCCAGTGGAGTAGCAATTTCTTTGGTTTCGTATTGTAGTGTTTTGCTTAACTCGTAAGCCAGTATACCACCCAGTTTTTCCTGGTTGCGCTTAAAACGCGCCTTATCCTGCTGTATAACGGCATCGCGCAGCTCGGCCAAAAACTGGTTGGCTATGGTATCGGTTTTATTGAGAACGAAAATCATGTTTAAAATTAAATGTTTTTTAAGCAATAGCATCACTATTTGTTGATTAAATGTCATACTGTTATTGCCACGAAAACAGGATTTGGAATATATGTAGTTAACTACGTAGATTTGTACATAAATATTGAAACATGAATACGTTACCCGTAATAACCGAGCTCAATAACAGCTATTGCAACCAGATCATCGATATAATTTTACCCATTCAGCAAATTGAGTTTAATGTACCCGTTACCCTCGAAGGCCAGCCTGATTTGCTGGATATCGAAACAAATTATCACCAAACCGGCGGCAATTTTTGGGGAGCAACATACAACAAACAGCTTGTGGGTACTATCGCACTTATTGGCATAAGCGATAATGCAGGAGCACTACGCAAAATGTTTGTACGTAAAGAGTATCGTGGCAAGGAGCTGGGCATTGCGCAGTTATTGCTCGATAACCTAATTGATTACTGCCGGCAAAATAATATCAATGCTATTTACTTAGGTACGGTTGAAGTATTGAAAGCAGCCCATCGTTTTTACGAAAAAAATGGTTTTACGCGAATTGAAAAACAGCATTTGCCGCAATCATTCCCGTTAATGCCGGCAGATAATATTTTTTATGAACTACATTTGAGCAACTAAAAGCGGCATAATGAATGTTATTGATGAATCGGGAATTTTGGCAATTTCGACAAGGCTTCAGCGCCTTGCCGAGCAGTTGCGCAAGGATGGCGTACTGATATACAAGGCCAACAATATTGAGTTTGAACCCAAATGGTTCCCGGTTATTTATACGCTGCATTTTAAGCCGGTTTTAAGCGTTGTTGAAATTGCCGCCGAGATTGGTTACACCCACCCATCAACCATAAGCCTGCTAAAAGAACTGGAGAAGGAAAAGCTGATCCGGTCAAAAAAAGATAAGACCGACGAGCGTAAGCGCCTGATCATGCTAACCACAAAGGGGCAGGAACTTATTGAGCGCATGAAACCCGTTTGGGGAATTATGAAGGCTGCTGCAGCCGAACTTACCGA
The sequence above is a segment of the Mucilaginibacter celer genome. Coding sequences within it:
- a CDS encoding GNAT family N-acetyltransferase, which gives rise to MNTLPVITELNNSYCNQIIDIILPIQQIEFNVPVTLEGQPDLLDIETNYHQTGGNFWGATYNKQLVGTIALIGISDNAGALRKMFVRKEYRGKELGIAQLLLDNLIDYCRQNNINAIYLGTVEVLKAAHRFYEKNGFTRIEKQHLPQSFPLMPADNIFYELHLSN
- a CDS encoding MarR family winged helix-turn-helix transcriptional regulator; its protein translation is MNVIDESGILAISTRLQRLAEQLRKDGVLIYKANNIEFEPKWFPVIYTLHFKPVLSVVEIAAEIGYTHPSTISLLKELEKEKLIRSKKDKTDERKRLIMLTTKGQELIERMKPVWGIMKAAAAELTDTQNNLMKAITEAEEKIKQQSFFDRAQRIKTEI